A window from Deltaproteobacteria bacterium encodes these proteins:
- the uppS gene encoding di-trans,poly-cis-decaprenylcistransferase, with protein sequence MADRLPRHVAIIMDGNGRWARTRGLPRSEGHRAGAQSVRDVVRAARQIGIEALTLYAFSSQNWDRPVDEVQALMHLLRDYLIEERPEIMDNEIRLRAIGHVGRLPADVLEPLEALIADSAGNDKMTLTLALSYAGRDAIVDAARACVADGLAAAEITEETFGARLPTADLPPLDLLIRTSGEQRISNFLLWEVAYAELVFDDTLWPDFRRANLYRAIEEYARRERRFGKTGDQIAREATAPASSNGPREPSHER encoded by the coding sequence ATGGCAGACCGGTTACCGCGCCATGTCGCCATCATCATGGACGGCAACGGCCGCTGGGCCCGCACCCGCGGTCTGCCGCGCAGCGAGGGCCACCGAGCCGGTGCCCAGAGCGTGCGCGACGTGGTGCGCGCCGCCCGCCAGATCGGCATCGAAGCGCTCACGCTCTACGCGTTTTCGTCCCAGAACTGGGACCGCCCAGTCGACGAGGTGCAGGCGCTGATGCACCTTTTGCGCGACTACCTGATCGAGGAACGCCCCGAGATCATGGACAACGAGATCCGGCTGCGCGCCATCGGCCACGTCGGCCGGCTGCCGGCGGACGTGCTCGAGCCGCTCGAGGCACTCATCGCCGACTCCGCCGGCAACGACAAGATGACGCTGACCCTGGCGCTGTCGTACGCGGGGCGCGACGCCATCGTGGACGCCGCCCGCGCGTGCGTCGCCGACGGCCTCGCGGCCGCGGAGATCACCGAGGAGACGTTCGGCGCGCGGCTGCCGACGGCGGACCTGCCGCCGCTGGACCTGCTCATCCGCACCAGCGGCGAACAGCGCATCAGCAACTTCCTGCTGTGGGAGGTGGCGTACGCCGAGTTGGTGTTCGACGACACCCTGTGGCCGGACTTTCGCCGCGCCAATCTGTACCGCGCCATCGAAGAGTACGCCCGCCGCGAGCGCCGCTTCGGCAAGACCGGCGATCAGATCGCGCGCGAGGCGACCGCGCCGGCCAGCTCGAACGGCCCGCGGGAGCCGTCCCATGAGCGGTAG